The genome window CGCATCACCCGCAAAATGCGCTCGATCTCGAAATTGCCGTAATTGACTCCTGTATAGTAGGCATCGCGCAGCAAATAATCCATCCGATCCGCATCCAATTGACTGGAGATCAGGCTGACGATGAGCTTGTTATCGTACGTTTTATTGATGACCTCCGCCAGCTTCTTTGGAAAGTCCTCATCAAAGCGGCGAAGTATGCGATTGATCTGCGTATCTCCCAAGAGGATGGCCCGCGTCCAATCCTCGTGATGATAACGAAATACCTTTTCAAAGGAATGGGAAAATGGACCGTGGCCCACATCGTGCAGCAGACCGGCGCATAGGCAGAGCAGCTTTTCCTCATAGGTAAGCTTGATTCGTTCCTCGAATTTCTCCAAAATCCTGCGCATCAGCTCGTAGACGCCGAGCGAATGGTTAAACCGGCTGTGCTCGCCACCGTGAAAGGTAAAATAACTGGTGCCCAGTTGCTTGATTCGGCGCAGCCGCTGAAATTCTGCAGAATTGATCAAATCCCAGATGAACTTGTCACGCACATGGACATATCGGTGCACCGGGTCTTTGAATACCTTTTCCTCATGGAGAAGCTGGGGCTGTTGCATCCTGGACACTCCCTTCCTCTTTACGCATTCTCTCTATTTTTCGCTCTCCTAGTTGCCCCTATCATATCACAGCCTTTTCCCGCGGGAAAACGCAGACGCGGATTCCAGGCTCGTACTCCGGACAAAAAGAAAAAAAGAAGCCCCAAGGCAAGGACGGGACTGACCCCGTAATGTGAGACAAATCAAAACACCTTCAAGAGAAAACAACCATGTCGTAAGATATGGGGACAACCTTGGAGGTGTTTTTGCGTTGGCAACAAGAGTTAGTTATCCCGTAGAAATTAAAATGAAAGCAATTGAAATGCGTCTTGCAGGCGTCACCAAAAAGCAGATCATGCAAGAACTAAATATAAAAAATAAGACCCAAATTCAACAGTGGATGCGCTGGTATCGTAGTGGAGACGTTCATCGTCTTCAGCAACCTGTAGGAAAGCAATACAGTTTTGGAAGAGGGCCGATGTACGATTCTGAACTGGAACAGGTCAAAGCAGAGAATCGTTTTCTAAAACAACAACTGGACGTTCTAAAAAAGTTAGAGGAGTGGGAAAGGAGGTGTCACCAGAAGTAATCGTTCCTTGGATGGAGTCCATTCGTGGGCAAGTAAGTGTGGGCCAAGCTTGCGCGTGGCTTGGTATCCCTCGTTCTACCTACTACCGTTGGAAAGCTGCATACGGGAAAAGAAACGAGGATCTCGTTGTGGGAAAGATTCGGCAATTATGTATTCAACATAAGTTCCGTTATGGGTATAGAAAGATTACAGCTCTGATGCGAGCTGAGATGTCTATTAATCATAAACGAGTACAACGTATCATGCAGCGTGAACAACTACAATGCCGAGTGAAGGTGAAGAAGCGCAAGACAACAGGTCAACCTTCTTATGTAGCAGATCATCTCCTGCTGAGACAATTTCAAGCAAGTGCCCCAATGCAGAAATTAGTGACCGACATTACTTATTTACCTTACGGAAGTAAACTTTTATATTTATCGAGCATCATGGACTTGTACAACGGTGAGATTGTGGCATACAGTATTTCTGACAAGCAAGACACATCGTTAGTCCTCGATACGCTATATCAACTGCCAGACCAACCTGGAATGATGCTTCATAGCGATCAGGGCAGCGTGTATACGTCTCAGGCGTATCAAGCAGCAGTAAAGGGAAAAGGCATTACCATGAGCATGTCCCGTAAGGGTACGCCCGCTGATAATGCCCCATCGAGTCGTTTCATTCCACACTAAAGTCTGAAACGTTCTATCTCGATAATTTTATCTGTACGACGACGGCCATCGTTGTACAGATTGTCCAAAACTACATTCATTACTATAACTCAATTCGCATTCAAACGAAACTAAACAACCAGTCACCGATTCAATTTCGGCAACTGGCTGCTTAAATGGCTAAGGTGTTTTGATCCCTGTCCTACGGACGGGGGTCAGTCCCGACTTTTCCTCAGGGCGCTTCTAAAAAACACTTCATTTGCTTAGTTCAGTTCTGCCTCCGGTCCGTACAAATCGGGGCGCTTTGCCGCCTTCCTCGCCAGCTTTTTCATTTTGCGCTGGGTCAATACGGTGTAAAAGGAAGGAACGACGATGAGAGTCAATAGGGTCGAGAACAGCAGCCCCGAGATAATCGTAACCGCAAGAGGTTTAAACAGCACATCTCCCGAAATAGCGAGAGGCATCAAACCGGCCACAGCGGTCATCGACGTCAACAGAATGGGCCGCAAACGAGCCTCCCCTGCCTGAATCACCGCCTGCTTCAATTCCACTCCTGCATGACGTGCTTCTTCGATAAACTCGATGAACACGATGCCGTTTCGCACGACGATACCGGAGAGGGAAATTACCCCCATCATGGTCATGAATCCGAGCGGTGTCTGCGTCACAAACAGCCCGATGAGGCTTCCCGCCACTGCGAGATAGACCGTGCTCATGACCAGCACCGGAATGGTGAGCGAATAGAACTGCATGGCGATCAGGATCAAAATCAGGAAGACTACCAGAATGGACAATTTGCCCATATCAATAAAGATGTCGGTCTGCTCAGAAGTCTCCCCGCCAATTTCGAAACGGTATCCTTCCGGCAAGGAGATGCCGCCCAGCTTGGCACCGATCTCGGTCATTACCTCCGTAGCGGTCCGCCCCTTCAGGTCACTGGAAATCGTCACAGTACGCGACAAATCCCGGTGCGGAATCGCTTGCGTGCTAAATGTCGGCTTGACCTCAGCCAGCTGGGAAAGCGGGATGAGCTCGCCTCTTGCGTTGGCAATGCTGAGCCGCTGGAACAGCTGGGCCGGCTCCTCCTGCCCTTTTTGCAGGAACAGCTTGATGTCGATCAAATCGGTACCTGAATCAAACTCGCTGACCGTAATCCCTTCGCTGACGAGGCGCAGCGTCTGGGACAGATCCGTGTAGTTGACCAGCTTCTGCTCCATGAGCTCTTTGTTGATGACGAATTCCAGCGTATACCGTTCCACGCCGAAATTGTCCTGTACATCGTATGTGCCCGAAACATTGGCAACCAGATCCTTCACTTGTGCGGACAGCGAGCGGAGCGTTTCGATGTCTTCTCCGTAGATGCGAATCACGACCGGCTTGCCGACTGGCGGTCCGGCCTCAAGCTGCGTCGGGAGAATCGTCGCATCCGGATACATCTTTTTGAATTCCTCTGCCCACGGCTCCATCATGTCCTCGATTTTCGCCTTCTTCTCGTCGAAGCGGACAACCAGCTGCCCGACCGTGATCCCGCTGCCCGCGCCCGTATCTCCACCGAACATCTTGGGAGCACTGCCACCTGCGTAGGATGCGACGGATTCGATCGCCGGCTGTTTTAAAATCCAATCGGAAACACCGCGAACGACCCGGTCGGTCTCGTAGACACTGCTGCCCACCGGTACGCGAATATTGACCAGGAACTGCGGACGGTCGTCATTGGGAAACAGCTGCACTGGTGTCATCGGAATCAAACCGTATGCCGCCGTCCCTATCAAGACGCCGATCATGCCTGCCAGCAGCGGACGTCGTAAAATCTTCGGCATCAGCTTGCTGGCATACCATTTTGTCAGTTGGTTCAATTGTTTTCCTAAAAGGCCTGCAGGCTTTCGGTAGCCTTCTGCACCTGCTTTCCGTCGCTGTTCGTACCATTGGCGGAAAATCGGAATGATCGTGAGCGACATGATCATCGACGCCACCATGGTGAGGGAAATAATAACCGGAACCGGTCGGATGAACTGCCCGGCATTCCCGCTCAAGAACATGAGCGGAGCAAAGGAAGCAATCGTCGCCAGCGTCGCGGTGACAATGGAAATGGACACTTCGTTCGCGCCATTGACTGCAGCTTTCAATGGCTTTTCACCCAAGACGGAGAGGCGGCGCTCGATATTGTCATTGACCACGACTGCATCGTCTACGAGAATCCCCAACACGATAATCAAAGAAACGATAGAGATCATATTCAGGGAGATCCCCAATGTCGGCAGGAACAGGAGTCCGACTGCCAACGAGATCGGTATGGCCAGAGCCACCACAAAGGAGGTAATCAGGTTCAAACCGAGTGTACATACCAGTAAAACCGCCACGATCGCGATCAACATTTCTCGCGTCAGATCAGAGAACAGCTCATCAACCCGTTCATTCTGACTGTAAATGGAATGCTTTTCAGCCCAGACCGGGAGAGACTTGGAGAGTGTGACCATCATTTCATCCACGCGCTTTTGCAGGGAGGGAACATCGCTTCCCGTCTCCGCGTTGACACTGACGGACAGTGACGGCTTTCCGTTGTAGTAGGACATCGCCTTGACAGTCTCGGTCGTCAGCTTCACTGTTCCAATATCCTTCAGGTAGATCGGATACCCTTGCTGAGAACGGCTGATAATCACCTGATTCAGCTCTTCTACATCGGCTGTCTCTGCCAATTTGAGCTGGTAGGTACGCTTGTCAGTGGTCAGGTCACCCAATGGAATTTTTTCATTTTCCTTTTTGACCGCCATCAACACCTGACCCCAGGTGAGTCCATATTGGCTCAGTTTTTGCGTATCGACCTCGATGTGCACTTCCTGCTCGGGCAGCCCCTCTACCGTCACATCAGCGACGTTGGGGATCGTGCGCAGCTGCTCTTTCCAGGACTTCATCAAGGTGCGCAGGCTGTACAGTTGCTCGGTGGAATCCGCCGTAACCGCAAACGTCTGAACGAACGTCCGGTTCAAATCGTCATTGATGATGGGCTGCTTCGCATCAGCTGGCAGATCTGCCTCCGCGTCCTTCACCTTTTTCCGCAGCTCATCCCATTTCTGCTTCGGGTCCACGCCGCTCTTCGTTTCCAGCACAATCGAGGAAACACCCAGCGTGGACGTAGAGGAGATATAATTAAGGCCCTGCAGCTCGTTGATTTTTTCTTCCAGCTTTTTCGTAACCGTCTGCTCTACTTTTTCTGGAGAAGCCCCCGGGTAAATCGTCGTGACCGTAGCCATGTTGATAATGATGTCAGGCGACTCCTGCTTTGGCAGCTGAAAGAAGCTAAGAAGTCCGACAAGCACGATCATTACGAAAAACAAAAGCGTAATTTTGCGCTTGCGCACGATGTACTCGATCACGGTTTTGTACCTCCCGCAGCCTCGATGGGATCACCGTCAAACAATCGATCCACACCTTTGACGATCAGCTCATCTCCCACTTTCAGACCGCTTTTGATCTCCAGACGATCATTGGTCAATTGGCCGATCGTTACCGCTGCTTTGACCGCTTTTCCACCTGCATTCACAAATACGTGCGCATCGTTTACTCCTCTGCTCAGGACTGCTTCCACCGGGACGTAAATGCCTTCCTGCCCCTTCATGGTCTTAGTCGCTTTCACGACCTGACCCGCAAACCAGTCATGCTTCGGATTCGCCAGCTGCACTTCGACTCCGATTGTTCCCGTGCTTTGATTGGTGCCAGGGAAGATTTTCACGACTTTGGCATCCCGTTTTTGTCCATACAGCTCGAGGGACAGAGTCTCCCCTTCTTTCCAGGAGGAAATCTCGCGGTCAGGCACGGGCAGCACCACTTTCAAGACATCGATGTTCCCCACCTGATAAACGGGAGTGCCGGGACTGACCAGTGTACCGGTCGAGGACAGCTTTGCCATGATCGTCCCACTGATGGGCGCCCGCAGCTGAGCCTTTGCCAGCGTGGTTGCCGCCACTTCCTTGGCCACTACAGCTTGATTGTAGCTCGCACGGGACAGATCCCTATCTTCTGCACGCGCACCTTGCATCACCAGTGAATAAGACTGCTGTGCGTTCTGCAGGTCTTTCTCAGCCAATGTCAGGCCGTTCTGCGCGTTTTCGAACTCGCTTTTGGAAATCGCTTTTTCCTGATACAGCTGTTCGACCCGCTTGAAATCATCCTGCACCTTCTTAAACGCCGTCGTTGCTTTTTCCACCATCAGCCTAGCCTGAATGACCTCTTGTTCCCGAGCCCCGTTGTTCACTTTGGTCATAGTGGCTGCCGTCTGCTGTACCGCCGCATTCGAAGAGGCTACCTGCAAAGCGTAATCCTGCGCATTGACGCGAGCTAGGACGTCGCCAGCCTTGACGCTGTCACCTTCATTTCGGCTCAGCTCCACGACACGCCCCCCTACTTCAAAGGAGACGACCGCTTCCTCCAACGGCTGCAGCGTGCCAGAAAGCTCCGACACAAATGTGGCTTGCTCCTGCTTCACCGTTTCCATTACAACCTGCTTTACTTCCTTCACTGGCGCTGCTGCCTGCTCTTTTTCACTGCAAGCCGTCGTTGCCAATAAACATACCATCATTGCAGAAACAAGCCATTTCTTTTTCATGACGCCCTCCGCTCCTATATACCTAGCGATGTGAATGGGTATTCCCCGTAATTCCATTCATCAGGATGTTGGTTGCATCCTCAAATAACTGCTCTTCCTGAAAATTGAGACTGAGATTGACACGGTATTTCGCCATAAACGAATAAAAGAAGGTGGAGACAAACATGAGTGCCGCAGCGCAGGCATCTCCCTTGGGCAAATGCCCCTGGTCCTGAAATTCCTGGAGCTTGTTGGACAAGACCTCCACTGCCGTCATCGGAAGGCTGCTGAACAGTTTGATGACCTCTGGGTGATTGTCTGCTTCGATCATGCAAATCATGAGTATTTCCTTGCGTTCAACGAGCATCTGGTAGTACCCTCGCGCGTAGCGCAAGAGCATCTGCTTGAGCTCGGAAAAGTCGCCGTGCAGATCATTTTCCAGCTGCTGGCGGATATCTACAATCCCCTTCAACAGCTCCTCGAGAATCGCTTCCTTGTTTTTAAAATGGCGGAAGATCGTGACCTCATTGACGCCTGCCAATTGGGAAATCTTGCGGGTCGTTGCCCCCTTGTAGCCTTTTTTGGCCATAAGCTGGCTGGCGGCAGCCAAAATGCGCTCACGAGTCTCCTGCTCTTCTCCTCTCCCTCCCTGTGAAGGTCCTATATCTGGCTGGTCCATTCCGCTCCTCCTTATCTTCATGCAAGTGCTTGCTAACATTTTCATTTTTTACCAACGTCATTATATCCTGCGCCTTCATGCATGTAAACACTTGCATGCGCTTTCAATTGTGAATTTTTGGTATATCTACACTTACGCATTTCCATAGTTCCGGAAGAGCAAACGCTTTATCGGTGGAAGGGACTGAATCAACCGAAATACGCTCTTCATCACGGCTAAGGCTACCGCATTTTCAGAGGTGGCTTGCCGTGCAGCTTTCATCGAACTTCGAACGGCATCAAATCCATATTGGACCATCTTGTTTTCGTAGTCGCGAATCGCTTGCAGAAGCGGCTTTTCTCCGCGATGCGCAGAAATGACATTTTCGCAAAGAAGCTCCGCATCCCGCAAGGCCGTATTGGCTCCAATCCCTCTCATCGGCGTCATGCTGTGGATGGCATCCCCCAGGAGCGTAATCGTTTTCGTTTCCCATGGTTGAATCGGAACAGAAGAATGGATGGGCAAAGGAGTGATCGTACTCGGATCAGCCATGCGAACCAAGCTTTGAAAACGTGGATCCCAGTCCCTGATCAGTGTCAAAACCGCCTTCTGCATTTCGCACCCATCCGCTTCTGTCACGTCTTTCTGGAACGGGTATTTTTCCCGGCGAGCGATGAACTGCCACAGGATGTGATCTTTGGTATTTTCAAACAAAAGAGAGGACTGTTTTTCAGAGGAGTTTCCTCCGATGGAATAGATCACATCTTTGGGGTCGTGCACAAACTCTTGAACCGCGACAAACATCCCCAGTCCATTCGGTGCTACAACAGATGCCGGTCCATCGAAAAGATTGACCGGAAGCAGCCGCCGTGTTTCCTGTGTCAAAAGAAGCTTTCCTGCAATAATCAGAATTCCCGTGTCGATTCGTTTGGCATGAGGAAGAAACTGTTGTCGTACCCTCGAGTTCCCGCCATCCGCTGCAACCAGCATATCCCCCGTGGCTGACGTGCCATCCGCAAAGAAAGCCGTAATCTTCCCTTCCTGCCCTACCCGGTAGCATGTAAACTGCTTATCGAAATGCACGATATTGTCCATCTCAGCCAGCAGCACCTGCCGTAATGTCATTCGACTGACCGACTTATGGCTTTGGACGGGATCAGGCTCTCCCCCGCTTTCATTACGGCAAATGGAAAGCAATTCTTCCATCTGCTCGGTATAAAAGCCAAAGCGTTTTGATGCTTGCCCGCAGGTCGAAAGGAATGCATCATATAAATGCGGGGGTAAGCATGCATGCAAAGCGCGGCTTCCATTGGGATTGATATGGATCCGGTAACCTTGCAACCGTGCAGCAGCTGTCCGATCCCGCTCGTAAACGGCTACGCTGACTCCTGCTTTTTTCAGTCCCTGCGCAAGACATAGCCCCCCGATCCCTCCCCCGATGATGATGACATGAAAAGGTGCTTCCGACATGTTAATCCTCCTTTTATGTGGTAAGATTTTCGTAACGAAACATTCTTTCCAAGTGTTTTTCTTAGATAATGATTATCTTAGTTACTA of Brevibacillus choshinensis contains these proteins:
- a CDS encoding FAD-dependent oxidoreductase, whose protein sequence is MSEAPFHVIIIGGGIGGLCLAQGLKKAGVSVAVYERDRTAAARLQGYRIHINPNGSRALHACLPPHLYDAFLSTCGQASKRFGFYTEQMEELLSICRNESGGEPDPVQSHKSVSRMTLRQVLLAEMDNIVHFDKQFTCYRVGQEGKITAFFADGTSATGDMLVAADGGNSRVRQQFLPHAKRIDTGILIIAGKLLLTQETRRLLPVNLFDGPASVVAPNGLGMFVAVQEFVHDPKDVIYSIGGNSSEKQSSLLFENTKDHILWQFIARREKYPFQKDVTEADGCEMQKAVLTLIRDWDPRFQSLVRMADPSTITPLPIHSSVPIQPWETKTITLLGDAIHSMTPMRGIGANTALRDAELLCENVISAHRGEKPLLQAIRDYENKMVQYGFDAVRSSMKAARQATSENAVALAVMKSVFRLIQSLPPIKRLLFRNYGNA
- a CDS encoding efflux RND transporter permease subunit, which translates into the protein MIEYIVRKRKITLLFFVMIVLVGLLSFFQLPKQESPDIIINMATVTTIYPGASPEKVEQTVTKKLEEKINELQGLNYISSTSTLGVSSIVLETKSGVDPKQKWDELRKKVKDAEADLPADAKQPIINDDLNRTFVQTFAVTADSTEQLYSLRTLMKSWKEQLRTIPNVADVTVEGLPEQEVHIEVDTQKLSQYGLTWGQVLMAVKKENEKIPLGDLTTDKRTYQLKLAETADVEELNQVIISRSQQGYPIYLKDIGTVKLTTETVKAMSYYNGKPSLSVSVNAETGSDVPSLQKRVDEMMVTLSKSLPVWAEKHSIYSQNERVDELFSDLTREMLIAIVAVLLVCTLGLNLITSFVVALAIPISLAVGLLFLPTLGISLNMISIVSLIIVLGILVDDAVVVNDNIERRLSVLGEKPLKAAVNGANEVSISIVTATLATIASFAPLMFLSGNAGQFIRPVPVIISLTMVASMIMSLTIIPIFRQWYEQRRKAGAEGYRKPAGLLGKQLNQLTKWYASKLMPKILRRPLLAGMIGVLIGTAAYGLIPMTPVQLFPNDDRPQFLVNIRVPVGSSVYETDRVVRGVSDWILKQPAIESVASYAGGSAPKMFGGDTGAGSGITVGQLVVRFDEKKAKIEDMMEPWAEEFKKMYPDATILPTQLEAGPPVGKPVVIRIYGEDIETLRSLSAQVKDLVANVSGTYDVQDNFGVERYTLEFVINKELMEQKLVNYTDLSQTLRLVSEGITVSEFDSGTDLIDIKLFLQKGQEEPAQLFQRLSIANARGELIPLSQLAEVKPTFSTQAIPHRDLSRTVTISSDLKGRTATEVMTEIGAKLGGISLPEGYRFEIGGETSEQTDIFIDMGKLSILVVFLILILIAMQFYSLTIPVLVMSTVYLAVAGSLIGLFVTQTPLGFMTMMGVISLSGIVVRNGIVFIEFIEEARHAGVELKQAVIQAGEARLRPILLTSMTAVAGLMPLAISGDVLFKPLAVTIISGLLFSTLLTLIVVPSFYTVLTQRKMKKLARKAAKRPDLYGPEAELN
- a CDS encoding TetR/AcrR family transcriptional regulator: MDQPDIGPSQGGRGEEQETRERILAAASQLMAKKGYKGATTRKISQLAGVNEVTIFRHFKNKEAILEELLKGIVDIRQQLENDLHGDFSELKQMLLRYARGYYQMLVERKEILMICMIEADNHPEVIKLFSSLPMTAVEVLSNKLQEFQDQGHLPKGDACAAALMFVSTFFYSFMAKYRVNLSLNFQEEQLFEDATNILMNGITGNTHSHR
- a CDS encoding efflux RND transporter periplasmic adaptor subunit, with amino-acid sequence MKKKWLVSAMMVCLLATTACSEKEQAAAPVKEVKQVVMETVKQEQATFVSELSGTLQPLEEAVVSFEVGGRVVELSRNEGDSVKAGDVLARVNAQDYALQVASSNAAVQQTAATMTKVNNGAREQEVIQARLMVEKATTAFKKVQDDFKRVEQLYQEKAISKSEFENAQNGLTLAEKDLQNAQQSYSLVMQGARAEDRDLSRASYNQAVVAKEVAATTLAKAQLRAPISGTIMAKLSSTGTLVSPGTPVYQVGNIDVLKVVLPVPDREISSWKEGETLSLELYGQKRDAKVVKIFPGTNQSTGTIGVEVQLANPKHDWFAGQVVKATKTMKGQEGIYVPVEAVLSRGVNDAHVFVNAGGKAVKAAVTIGQLTNDRLEIKSGLKVGDELIVKGVDRLFDGDPIEAAGGTKP